One window of Candidatus Neomarinimicrobiota bacterium genomic DNA carries:
- a CDS encoding GIY-YIG nuclease family protein — protein sequence MFKVYVLKSLKDNYHYIGHTANLEKRLKEHNKGKVRSTKPHRPFKIIYTESYHNRSSAFKREMYLKSFVGNIWLRKKLKNLKIKLPHFKSSIIFHLG from the coding sequence ATGTTTAAAGTTTATGTCTTAAAAAGTCTTAAAGATAACTATCATTATATTGGACATACCGCAAACCTAGAAAAAAGATTAAAAGAACATAATAAAGGTAAAGTCAGATCAACTAAACCTCATAGACCATTTAAAATTATCTATACCGAATCATACCATAACAGATCTTCTGCTTTTAAAAGAGAAATGTATCTTAAAAGTTTTGTTGGAAACATCTGGCTTAGAAAAAAATTAAAAAATCTTAAGATAAAGCTACCCCATTTTAAATCTTCCATCATCTTTCATCTGGGATAG
- a CDS encoding tryptophan-rich sensory protein, giving the protein MKVYLKFLVSVAIPFIIMIVGSIFTSKGLGEWYTTLNKPSFNPPSWAFPIAWTTIYTLMGIAFFLIWQNKTEILFKPALLIYAIQLILNLFWPFFFFILKNPMLAFIDIVLLWIAIIATIVIFNKISTITTYLLLPYLLWVSFASILNFSIMILNS; this is encoded by the coding sequence ATGAAAGTTTATTTAAAATTTTTAGTTTCAGTGGCAATCCCATTCATTATAATGATAGTCGGTAGTATTTTTACCTCAAAAGGACTTGGAGAATGGTATACGACATTGAACAAACCATCATTTAATCCTCCCTCCTGGGCATTCCCAATCGCCTGGACTACTATTTACACCCTTATGGGAATTGCATTCTTTTTAATCTGGCAAAACAAAACCGAAATACTATTCAAACCTGCGCTACTGATTTATGCAATACAACTAATACTAAATCTATTTTGGCCTTTTTTCTTCTTTATATTGAAAAACCCGATGTTAGCATTTATCGATATTGTTCTTCTCTGGATAGCAATAATAGCTACAATAGTAATTTTTAACAAAATCAGCACTATCACAACATATCTACTCCTACCGTATTTATTGTGGGTTTCCTTTGCATCAATATTGAATTTTAGTATAATGATTTTGAATAGCTAA
- a CDS encoding tetratricopeptide repeat protein has product MPKTKREYVDKPHQLMEEYYNLLDNIDNLEISKVKDSLKNMIKLDPQFLDPYLLLFEIYLHEGNFDDADNLLDKAYTTAIDLITDKNGNWPDILSWANLLNRHIIRAILTKAIILWGDQYKDEALDIFRKLLNSNLSDNIGARFYILAIRMGIDFEDFDKRFNKGGYYDEEILTWFDNNYKKFPEEFSAWEEKLRNTGIA; this is encoded by the coding sequence ATGCCCAAAACAAAGAGAGAATATGTGGATAAACCACATCAATTAATGGAGGAGTACTACAATCTCTTAGACAACATTGATAACCTTGAAATATCCAAAGTCAAAGATAGCTTGAAAAATATGATAAAACTCGATCCTCAATTTCTTGACCCATACCTGTTATTATTTGAGATATATCTGCACGAGGGAAATTTTGACGATGCCGACAATCTACTGGATAAGGCATACACAACCGCTATTGACCTGATAACCGATAAAAATGGAAATTGGCCTGATATTTTAAGCTGGGCAAACCTTCTAAACAGACACATTATCAGAGCAATCCTTACAAAAGCAATAATATTGTGGGGAGATCAGTACAAGGATGAAGCTCTTGATATTTTTAGAAAACTCTTGAATTCAAATCTCTCCGACAATATAGGAGCACGATTCTATATACTGGCTATTAGAATGGGTATTGACTTTGAAGATTTTGATAAAAGATTCAATAAAGGTGGATATTACGATGAAGAGATATTAACCTGGTTTGATAATAATTATAAAAAATTTCCTGAAGAATTCTCCGCATGGGAAGAAAAATTAAGAAATACAGGTATAGCTTAG
- a CDS encoding chloride channel protein yields the protein MKKKLGEATIIFISVVKWSVIAAIAGILVGVVVTFFLKIISWSLHLTTRFPHYYIFLPVAFFISSILTKYISPEAEGHGTEKVIEAVHKYSGKIKANVIPVKLFTTVLTIAFGGSVGKEGPSGQIGGGVTSLISDLLKLDDTDRRKLVICGISAGFASVFGTPIAGAIFGVEVLFVGGILYEVLLPSIISSIMAYYVSYTLGVTHICFNIEFASSFNIILVIKIIIGGILFGLVSFLLIELMELAKYISSKIKIWSPLKGFIGGSVLIVLTIVFSSRYLRLGLDTINDALTGKDIVWYAFIIKMIFTAITLNFGGSGGVITPIFFIGASSGAIFANLLQVDNVKLAAIGFVSVLAGATNTPIASCILAIELFGIEIASYAALSTIVSFYITGHRSIYPSQILKIRKSESVYVKDGEEVSKVKMEIKPRRKSLTNFILKIGNRIGNRIYKCSK from the coding sequence ATGAAGAAAAAATTAGGTGAAGCGACTATAATATTCATAAGTGTGGTAAAATGGAGTGTCATCGCAGCTATCGCTGGTATTCTGGTTGGAGTTGTTGTAACATTTTTTCTAAAAATAATAAGTTGGAGTTTACATTTAACCACTCGATTTCCTCATTATTATATTTTTCTGCCTGTTGCATTTTTCATTTCATCGATACTTACAAAATATATATCGCCCGAGGCTGAGGGGCATGGTACAGAAAAAGTAATTGAAGCTGTACATAAATACTCAGGTAAAATCAAGGCTAATGTAATACCAGTAAAGTTATTTACGACCGTGCTGACAATAGCTTTTGGTGGGTCGGTTGGAAAAGAGGGTCCCTCCGGTCAGATAGGTGGTGGTGTTACATCACTTATTTCTGATCTGTTAAAACTTGATGATACTGATCGAAGGAAGCTTGTAATTTGTGGTATCAGTGCTGGTTTTGCATCTGTTTTTGGTACTCCTATAGCGGGTGCTATCTTTGGAGTTGAAGTTTTATTTGTTGGTGGCATTCTTTATGAAGTATTATTACCATCAATTATTTCCTCAATAATGGCTTATTATGTTTCATATACGTTGGGAGTAACACATATTTGTTTTAACATTGAATTTGCTTCCAGTTTTAATATTATTCTTGTCATTAAGATAATAATTGGTGGTATACTTTTTGGGCTCGTTTCATTTCTTTTAATTGAATTGATGGAATTAGCCAAGTATATTTCTTCAAAGATAAAAATCTGGTCGCCATTAAAAGGATTTATTGGGGGCTCGGTTTTGATTGTATTAACTATTGTTTTTTCATCGAGATACTTGAGATTAGGATTAGATACTATCAATGATGCTCTTACTGGTAAAGATATTGTCTGGTATGCTTTTATCATAAAAATGATATTTACTGCGATTACGTTGAATTTTGGTGGGAGCGGAGGAGTAATAACCCCTATATTTTTCATTGGAGCATCTTCCGGAGCAATTTTTGCCAACTTGCTTCAGGTTGATAATGTAAAACTTGCTGCAATCGGTTTCGTCAGTGTGTTGGCTGGAGCTACAAATACGCCTATTGCATCCTGTATTCTTGCGATTGAACTCTTTGGAATTGAGATAGCTTCTTACGCAGCCTTATCCACTATTGTGAGTTTTTATATAACAGGGCATAGAAGTATTTATCCTTCTCAAATATTAAAGATCAGGAAGTCTGAATCTGTTTATGTGAAAGATGGTGAAGAAGTTAGTAAGGTAAAGATGGAAATTAAACCTAGAAGAAAGAGCCTTACTAATTTTATTTTGAAAATTGGTAATAGAATTGGTAACAGGATATATAAATGTAGTAAATAA
- the tsaA gene encoding tRNA (N6-threonylcarbamoyladenosine(37)-N6)-methyltransferase TrmO — MSEIIYNPIGIVHSPFKEPKGVPIQSGVAKGLKGRVEVFLEFVDGLDSLEGFSHIILIYHFHLSKKFSLKVKPFMDDEEHGVFSTRAPSRPNSIGLSIVRLLKIEGNILHIQGVDIVDGTPLLDIKPYVPEFDSRKVEKIGWLEGKVDKLSQMKDDGRFKMG; from the coding sequence ATGAGTGAAATAATATATAATCCAATTGGTATAGTTCACTCTCCATTCAAAGAACCAAAAGGAGTGCCCATTCAGTCTGGTGTTGCAAAGGGTTTAAAAGGGAGGGTTGAAGTATTTCTCGAGTTTGTAGATGGGTTAGATAGTCTGGAAGGATTTTCTCATATTATTTTGATTTACCATTTTCATTTATCTAAAAAATTTTCCTTAAAGGTAAAGCCTTTTATGGATGATGAGGAGCATGGAGTATTTTCAACACGTGCACCAAGTAGACCAAACTCAATTGGATTATCAATTGTGAGACTTTTAAAGATTGAAGGGAATATTCTTCATATTCAGGGTGTTGATATTGTCGATGGGACACCTCTTTTAGATATAAAGCCCTATGTGCCGGAATTTGATTCAAGAAAAGTAGAAAAAATAGGTTGGCTCGAAGGGAAAGTAGATAAGCTATCCCAGATGAAAGATGATGGAAGATTTAAAATGGGGTAG
- a CDS encoding CPBP family intramembrane metalloprotease gives MLEKITEYNKATRIPFFSFLTATPLIIFYEISIIFLNHSDITGLRNGADVIFKQLFSLFNIYGFYSIGLLILIILVISYYFYSKENTRLNFRFYYFPLVLLESAIYAVLLYLIFSKIAQFDISLNLNKRLNLILAAGAGVYEEFLFRVVFITGFVFFFNQILRFQRYISLILSIILSSFIFSCFHYIGFHGDTFQLKTFALRFFSGLYLSILYISRGYSVAAYSHAFYDIILIFI, from the coding sequence TTGTTAGAAAAAATTACGGAATATAATAAAGCCACAAGAATTCCATTTTTTAGTTTTCTCACTGCTACACCACTAATCATTTTTTATGAAATTTCAATTATTTTTTTAAATCACTCAGATATTACTGGTTTAAGAAATGGAGCTGATGTAATTTTTAAACAGTTATTTTCGCTTTTTAACATATACGGTTTTTATTCAATAGGGCTTCTAATTCTAATTATTTTAGTTATAAGCTACTATTTCTACTCCAAAGAAAATACCAGATTGAATTTTAGATTTTATTACTTTCCGCTTGTTTTATTAGAGTCAGCAATTTATGCTGTCCTTTTATACCTGATTTTCTCAAAAATTGCTCAATTCGATATATCACTTAATTTGAATAAAAGGTTAAACCTAATACTCGCAGCTGGCGCAGGAGTGTACGAGGAATTCCTATTTAGAGTAGTTTTCATTACTGGATTTGTATTTTTTTTTAACCAGATTTTGAGATTCCAAAGATATATAAGTCTTATACTTTCGATTATTCTATCGTCTTTTATCTTTTCCTGCTTTCATTATATCGGCTTTCATGGTGATACGTTCCAGTTAAAAACATTTGCTTTACGATTTTTCTCGGGGCTGTACCTTTCAATTCTATACATATCGCGTGGATATTCTGTAGCCGCCTACTCACATGCTTTTTATGACATTATTTTAATTTTCATTTAA
- a CDS encoding TonB-dependent receptor, which produces MLRTKLKLILLLLIIALVFMQLIVAGTTGKITGTVTDQKTGAPIVGANIIVEGTTLGSATDQNGQFTVLYAPPGNYTVRVSVIGYKEVKVTDVIVHIDQTTRIDFVLEPEVLPGEEIVVVAERKIIKPDVATSTVAVPSSDISVLPVSNVNDIISLEAGISGMSIRGGYAQEILFLLDGIALRDPRNNEPVTKVPLSAVKEISIQRGGFNAEYGQVQSGIINVVTVEGDRDRYSGNIEIKIVPPAPKYFRTDGIPDVHDPNSYWMRPYLDDAVCWTGTTQGEPYTDLNGNGKWDEGEPFEDLNGDGIRTYWDKYMQMQYPSFVGWNAVSDQLLADDDPTNDLTPRGAQRVFMWETRKKQPNNLADYDIDAGFGGPVPLISKKLGDLRFFTSYRRHRDVLLWPQADPDYIDWDWTFQLTSDIAKNTKLRFSSLIGHIRTLAENWNYGFYPHWPHEIAAGTGGYQMFNTFSDWAWSRANIGHRSFSMKLTQQLSPRTYYEISVDHFYREYDTNPTSLRDTTKKHEILPGYWVDEYPFGYWPYEIVGVTPEIKDGIQASLARDFSKVKATTIKGDFTSQINFNNLMKFGFEFVYNDLNMDYGFIQMQSKGQTYANRVQMHNFPIRAALYIQDKLETQGFIMNVGLRLDYSHSRTDWWDLEKNAYNPYFISSQYAKYKDDYEFEMVKSKPQWQLSPRLGISHPITVNSKLFFNYGHFKQIPQYETLFRIQRSSTSALSAIGNPNLTLAKTIAYELGYDHLIFNSILIQLAAYYKDISDQQNVTTYESISGDNYIVTTSNGYRDIRGFELTIRKNTGRWFRGWINYTYQVASSGHFGPERFYEDPARQKLYNEETENFYQQRSIPTPFARANLSLFTPEDFGPNLMNSHPLGEFMVTLLLNWSEGGWTTYNPKGASGVVNNVQYVDYFDGTLRVSKTLNLKSIKIHLFCDISNLFNQMRLRDTGNQLYRQSLHLPKSEAYDNIPGNDKFGDYRRPGIPWQPIEYRAVIEGTQPPDNTVPIYYEGTTGKYWEIVDGHWQEVEKSKLDWILENKAYIYNPGPSTWWFLNPRRVTLGIRISF; this is translated from the coding sequence GTGCTTAGAACCAAGTTAAAACTTATTCTACTCCTTTTAATAATAGCACTCGTTTTTATGCAATTAATAGTCGCAGGAACAACCGGGAAAATCACTGGAACTGTTACAGACCAAAAGACAGGTGCACCAATTGTAGGAGCAAACATAATCGTTGAGGGTACAACCTTAGGTTCAGCTACTGATCAGAATGGGCAATTTACAGTACTCTACGCACCGCCTGGTAATTATACTGTAAGGGTTTCGGTTATAGGATATAAAGAGGTAAAAGTAACAGATGTTATAGTACATATTGATCAGACAACGAGGATTGATTTTGTTCTTGAACCTGAGGTACTGCCAGGCGAAGAAATCGTGGTTGTAGCTGAACGCAAAATTATTAAGCCAGATGTAGCTACGAGCACAGTTGCGGTACCATCAAGTGATATAAGTGTACTTCCTGTCTCAAATGTCAATGATATAATTAGTCTCGAAGCAGGCATAAGTGGAATGTCAATTAGAGGAGGCTATGCACAGGAAATATTATTTCTATTAGACGGTATAGCACTACGTGATCCTCGAAATAATGAACCCGTCACAAAAGTTCCATTAAGTGCAGTAAAAGAAATATCAATCCAAAGAGGCGGTTTTAATGCCGAATATGGACAAGTTCAATCTGGAATTATAAATGTTGTAACTGTAGAAGGTGATAGAGATAGATATAGCGGCAATATTGAAATCAAAATAGTTCCACCAGCTCCAAAATATTTTCGTACAGATGGAATACCAGATGTTCATGACCCTAATTCATACTGGATGCGACCATATCTTGACGATGCTGTTTGCTGGACTGGGACAACACAGGGGGAACCCTATACAGATCTAAATGGCAACGGAAAATGGGATGAAGGTGAACCTTTTGAAGACCTGAATGGGGATGGAATAAGAACCTACTGGGATAAATATATGCAGATGCAATATCCATCATTTGTTGGTTGGAATGCTGTTTCGGACCAATTACTTGCAGATGATGATCCAACAAATGATTTGACACCTCGTGGAGCACAGAGAGTTTTCATGTGGGAAACAAGAAAAAAGCAACCAAATAATTTAGCTGATTATGACATAGACGCTGGTTTTGGAGGACCTGTACCATTGATATCTAAAAAGCTTGGAGATTTACGCTTTTTTACTTCTTACCGCAGACATAGAGATGTATTGCTGTGGCCTCAGGCAGATCCAGATTATATCGATTGGGATTGGACATTTCAGTTAACATCTGATATAGCAAAAAATACCAAACTGCGATTTTCAAGCCTCATAGGACACATTAGAACACTTGCTGAAAACTGGAATTATGGTTTTTACCCCCACTGGCCACATGAAATAGCAGCAGGTACCGGTGGTTATCAAATGTTTAACACGTTCAGTGATTGGGCGTGGTCAAGGGCAAATATAGGACACCGTTCATTTTCCATGAAATTAACCCAACAACTAAGCCCTAGAACATATTATGAAATTTCTGTAGACCATTTTTACAGAGAATATGACACTAATCCTACGTCACTGCGTGATACAACAAAGAAACATGAAATATTACCCGGCTATTGGGTTGACGAATACCCCTTTGGTTATTGGCCCTATGAAATTGTCGGAGTAACTCCCGAAATAAAAGATGGAATACAGGCATCTTTAGCTCGAGATTTTTCAAAAGTTAAAGCAACAACTATCAAAGGAGATTTTACAAGTCAGATCAATTTTAATAACCTGATGAAGTTTGGATTCGAATTTGTGTATAACGACTTGAATATGGACTATGGCTTTATTCAAATGCAGAGTAAAGGTCAAACCTACGCTAATCGTGTGCAGATGCATAATTTCCCCATTAGAGCTGCTTTATATATTCAGGATAAACTAGAAACACAGGGTTTTATTATGAATGTCGGATTAAGACTGGATTATAGTCACTCAAGAACTGATTGGTGGGACTTAGAGAAAAATGCGTATAATCCTTACTTTATCTCATCTCAATACGCTAAATATAAAGATGATTACGAATTTGAAATGGTTAAATCCAAACCTCAGTGGCAACTAAGCCCTCGACTAGGTATTTCGCATCCCATTACAGTAAACTCCAAATTATTTTTCAATTATGGTCATTTCAAACAGATACCCCAATATGAGACTTTATTCAGGATACAACGTAGCTCTACAAGCGCATTATCTGCTATTGGTAATCCGAATCTTACTTTAGCAAAAACTATTGCATATGAACTTGGTTACGACCATCTAATATTCAACTCAATTTTAATTCAGCTTGCTGCTTACTATAAAGACATATCTGATCAGCAGAATGTAACCACCTATGAATCAATAAGTGGTGATAATTATATAGTAACTACGAGCAATGGATATCGAGATATAAGAGGATTTGAACTTACAATAAGAAAGAACACCGGTCGCTGGTTCAGAGGCTGGATAAATTACACATATCAGGTGGCTTCCAGTGGACATTTTGGTCCTGAGAGGTTTTATGAAGATCCAGCTCGCCAGAAACTATATAATGAGGAAACAGAAAATTTCTACCAGCAACGATCAATCCCAACTCCCTTTGCAAGGGCAAATTTAAGTTTATTCACACCTGAAGATTTTGGACCCAATTTAATGAATTCCCATCCACTCGGTGAATTTATGGTAACACTCCTATTAAACTGGAGCGAAGGTGGCTGGACAACTTATAATCCTAAAGGCGCTTCCGGAGTTGTAAATAATGTTCAATATGTTGATTACTTTGATGGTACTTTACGAGTTAGTAAAACATTAAATTTAAAATCTATAAAGATTCATCTATTTTGTGATATATCAAATCTTTTTAACCAAATGCGACTGCGCGACACAGGCAACCAACTTTATCGCCAATCCCTACATTTACCCAAGAGTGAAGCGTATGATAATATCCCAGGGAATGATAAGTTCGGTGATTATCGCAGACCAGGAATACCCTGGCAACCAATCGAATATCGAGCTGTAATTGAGGGAACTCAACCACCTGATAATACCGTTCCTATTTACTATGAGGGTACTACCGGGAAATACTGGGAAATAGTAGATGGACATTGGCAAGAAGTCGAAAAAAGTAAACTCGACTGGATATTGGAAAATAAAGCATACATTTATAATCCCGGACCATCTACATGGTGGTTCCTAAATCCAAGAAGGGTCACCCTTGGCATCAGAATCTCTTTTTAA
- a CDS encoding trehalase produces MGCYIKVKLVRSSFLKLFNIPFYPLIIFLLLANPSAGRNTKDCFYVVVDVKYNIQRLLEEEDVDKDKKITINDHYAGDVRGDKKFWLIDTAGNEYEVSGTYYLSNLLQELKLQENDGKNIAPLSFDKIFENPSDRISRLISEVYWNGLTRKITDETIKDLIIDTKIKTISGVNYIYVPRNDTLAFNYYSGIATKRPELKIKVVYLPEVITPDYVRNLEGCHGFLTLALRKGENGEIEGVPYVVPGGRFNEMYGWDSYFIVLGLLVDGKVELAKSIVDNFVYEIKHYGKILNANRTYYLTRSQPPFLTSMALAVYDSLPENSKTKEWLKNVIDAAIMEYYNVWMGEKRLTWTGLSRYYGEGIGQPPEVEPGHFDEVYRKFAKKYNMNLESFKEAYRSGKIVDRELGEFFIHDRSMRESGHDKTYRWNDKCADFVTVDLNSLLYKMEVDIAWAIKNVFNDSFVVSGKLETSRDWLERAKKRKNLINKYLWDREYGLFFDYNFIERKRKMYISATIFYPLWAGLATKEQAKSIVENVLPQLEMPGGIAASNEESRGKVSDERPQRQWDYPFGWAPHQMIAWMGLRNYGFKSEVVRLVYRWLYTITRNAVDYNGTVTEKYDVVKRSHQVFVEYGNIGTKFSYITKEGFGWTNASYQIGVKMLPEDLIDKLNRLIPPEWIWGQ; encoded by the coding sequence ATGGGGTGTTATATTAAAGTGAAATTAGTACGGAGTTCGTTTTTAAAGTTATTTAATATTCCTTTTTATCCTTTAATTATCTTCCTTCTTCTTGCCAATCCATCGGCTGGTAGAAATACAAAAGACTGTTTTTATGTTGTAGTAGATGTAAAATACAATATACAAAGATTGCTTGAAGAAGAAGATGTTGATAAAGATAAGAAAATTACTATTAATGACCATTATGCTGGAGATGTGAGGGGGGATAAAAAATTCTGGTTGATTGATACAGCCGGTAATGAATATGAAGTTAGCGGGACTTATTATTTATCCAATCTTTTGCAGGAACTAAAACTACAAGAGAATGATGGTAAAAACATTGCCCCTCTTTCTTTTGATAAAATTTTTGAAAATCCGTCAGATAGGATATCAAGACTGATAAGTGAGGTCTACTGGAATGGTCTGACAAGAAAGATAACCGATGAGACAATTAAAGATCTTATAATTGATACAAAAATTAAAACTATCAGTGGAGTAAATTATATTTACGTTCCTCGTAACGATACATTGGCTTTCAATTATTATAGTGGAATTGCCACAAAGCGTCCCGAGTTGAAAATCAAAGTTGTTTACTTACCTGAGGTTATTACGCCAGACTACGTACGCAATCTCGAAGGTTGTCATGGATTTCTGACTCTGGCATTGAGAAAAGGTGAAAACGGTGAGATTGAAGGGGTGCCCTATGTTGTACCTGGAGGCAGATTTAACGAGATGTATGGATGGGATAGCTATTTTATAGTGCTCGGTCTTCTTGTTGATGGGAAAGTTGAGCTTGCAAAATCGATAGTGGATAATTTTGTATATGAGATAAAACATTATGGTAAGATATTAAATGCCAATAGAACTTATTATCTTACTCGGTCCCAGCCGCCGTTCCTTACATCTATGGCTCTGGCAGTATATGATAGTTTACCAGAAAATTCTAAGACAAAGGAATGGCTTAAAAATGTGATCGATGCGGCTATTATGGAGTACTATAATGTATGGATGGGTGAAAAGAGATTGACATGGACTGGGTTAAGTCGATATTATGGAGAGGGTATAGGACAGCCACCGGAAGTAGAGCCTGGACATTTTGATGAAGTGTATAGGAAGTTTGCGAAAAAGTATAATATGAATTTAGAAAGTTTTAAGGAAGCTTATAGAAGCGGGAAAATTGTTGATAGGGAGCTAGGTGAGTTTTTTATCCATGATAGAAGTATGCGTGAATCAGGGCACGATAAGACATACAGATGGAATGATAAATGCGCTGATTTTGTAACAGTTGATTTAAACTCATTGTTATATAAAATGGAGGTAGATATTGCGTGGGCAATTAAGAATGTTTTCAACGATTCTTTTGTTGTAAGTGGTAAGCTTGAAACAAGCAGGGATTGGTTAGAAAGGGCTAAAAAAAGGAAAAACTTAATAAATAAATATTTATGGGATAGGGAATACGGACTATTTTTTGATTATAATTTTATTGAAAGAAAAAGAAAGATGTATATATCAGCGACAATATTTTACCCATTATGGGCGGGTCTGGCTACGAAAGAACAAGCAAAGTCTATTGTAGAAAATGTCCTGCCCCAACTGGAAATGCCAGGTGGAATAGCAGCTTCTAATGAAGAATCAAGAGGGAAGGTTTCAGATGAACGTCCCCAGAGGCAATGGGATTATCCATTTGGATGGGCACCACATCAAATGATTGCATGGATGGGATTGAGAAATTATGGATTTAAATCAGAAGTAGTCAGATTGGTATACCGCTGGCTTTATACAATTACTAGGAATGCTGTCGATTACAATGGAACGGTTACAGAAAAGTATGATGTGGTCAAAAGGTCTCATCAAGTTTTTGTCGAATATGGTAATATTGGAACTAAATTTAGCTATATAACAAAAGAAGGATTTGGCTGGACAAATGCCAGCTATCAGATAGGTGTCAAAATGTTACCTGAAGATTTAATTGATAAGTTAAATAGACTAATCCCGCCCGAGTGGATTTGGGGACAATGA